The DNA sequence ATATGGTTATATTCTACAGAAAAGTAACAAGCAGAAAGTAGTATATATGTGTTTTTACACTACACCTTGCCACTTGCTTTTGTTTGAACACTGTGGCCTTCTATCCTTACTGAGGTTGTTTGCCTATGTTGCTGCTCCTGAATCTGAGTGCCAATAAACATACaccataatatatatatatataaaaacacttaCGTGGGCTGAAGTAGGTGAACTGTCCTGGGACACTGGTCCTCTCATACTGGTACACTTTCATCAGACAACCTATAGGTCTAAagcacacagagaaaacataatgtgtgtgtgatctcttTCCCCTGCATCTTTTCCTCACTGTGTTAGCCCATGTATTGTCACTGTGATCACACGTGGCacccctgcaaacacacacacacacagactcacgtGGCATCCCACATTGTGAGGTTGACGTTGCCATTTGGCAGTGCTGTGATGATACCCATGGAAGCCTTGAGTTTGTCTCTGTAGGGCACAAAACTTGGAGAGTCGTAGGCGAGGCCAAGACGGTACCACTTCCCTgcaaactaaacacacacaaaaacagccttAGTGTCTGACCATCAGCCAAACACAGactatgtatgcatgtgtaaaTAGAGGTTTTAGGACTATTTTCAGTCACATGTTGAGTATTTAAAGGAATCCAGATGTGGGTTtcactgaaaataaacatgtccaCCTGAGAAATGGAGTTGGTCATATATACCTGTTTTTACCTGCTGCTGACCACATTTCCTCTCCACACCTATACATAGCTCTTTTAAAATAGAGACTGACATTCAGACTGAATAATGATTTCCATGCACAAAACAACTTTCTGACAGATATTTTACAATCTCCCATAGTGGTCTGTCACATGAACTACAGCAAATATGTGATAGGCCGATTGCTTTCCACCTCTTGCGACTGAGGGATCtggtaaaataaacacattcatcaATCATCAATCGGTTTGTTAGGGGGCACAGACTTAAATGATGAAgacacaagtaaacacagatATCAACTTTTCAGCAGCAAGGAACAAGAGCACAACACTCCGGATTTATAACATAAACTGACAGTGTATCCGTTACCTTTTGCAGGTTGAAGTCTTTCTGTGGCTTCACATCGGCGTGCGCTGCCATCACACACATTATTGCCATGGCAACGCCGACCATTGTGATCCGCATAATAACCGAGCTGTGAGGTGAAGAGGGGTTGAGACAGGGTGTCAGAGCCTAAAAGAGAACTGCAGGCAGCCAGCACAGGTACAAAGTGGCAAAGCCTGCAGCAATGTTTGCTTGTTTTCCCCTGCTGATCCACCCACCTGCTTTTCAGCCAATCATAACTAAGAACCTGAGAGAACAGAAGCCAAGTGTTGGCTCTAAAACAACTCAGACTTCTCACGGTGCATTAATACATCGTGCTTGTGGTTCACTGGCATCAGCTGAGATTCATGTGTTGTCCTTGCAATGATTTCACAAGACTGTGTCCCCACACTGTATGATGAGAAGCCTCAGCTTCTGCATTGTTTGAAAGAAGACATGTGAGAAAACATGGTGGTTTTCAGTATCATTCCTGATATACATAACTGTTTAACACAATATTTGGCACAATGACAAAACGCAAGGAGTGAACTATATATGTAGCTACATAATCTCTCCATTAGTTACTAAATCACAAAGTCCAAGTGaacaatttaaatattttattaataatgATTTTCCATTTGCAGCGCTGCTTTTTATCTC is a window from the Parambassis ranga chromosome 12, fParRan2.1, whole genome shotgun sequence genome containing:
- the ptgdsa gene encoding neutrophil gelatinase-associated lipocalin, whose product is MRITMVGVAMAIMCVMAAHADVKPQKDFNLQKFAGKWYRLGLAYDSPSFVPYRDKLKASMGIITALPNGNVNLTMWDATPIGCLMKVYQYERTSVPGQFTYFSPRHNMMKDVTVVDTNYTDYALVLKHKVFNREYTQVALYGRSLRVRNDVIQRFKAFAVSRGFPRDSILTPPPAENCPSSGSGR